A region of the Candidatus Eremiobacteraceae bacterium genome:
CCCGCAGCGTGCTGCGGTCTCACGGGCGGCGACTGGTACGATGTCATTCCGATAAGCGATCGGCGACTTGTTGTCTCGATCGGCGACGTCGCGGGCCATAACGTAGAGTCGGCCGTCGTCATGACTCGCGTGAAGCGATCGATCAGAACGCTCGCCAAGGAGGTCGCGAGTCCGCGGCTTCTCCTGCACCGTCTCAACGCGACATTGTGCGAAGATGCTTTCCGCGGCTTTGTAACGACGTTCTTGGGCTACCTCGATCTTGAGGCGCGCACGCTGACGTACTCCAACGCCGGTCATCCTCCCCCGATCGTCCGCCGCAGCGACGGAACGGTGACGATGTTCGATACCGGCGACGCTCCGCTGGGATTGAAAAGTTCAGACCTTAGGGTCGAAAGCACGATCGCACTCGATTCCGGATCGCTGCTCGTTCTCTACACCGACGGCCTCACAGAGGTCCGGCGAAATGTTATTCTTGGCGAGCGAATGGTATGTGAAGCCGTCCAGTCAGGCGTTGTCGCGCACGCCGATGATCCCGCGGATGCGTTGCGGCAGCGCGTGGTACCGCACGGCTCTCATGACGATGTGGCTATCCTCACCGTCATGCTGATGTAGCGCCTCGGGCGTAGTCACCCTCGGACGCCTACTTTCTGCGAAGTGTCGCGCCGAGCTCTCGCAGGATCACTCCGAGCATCGCATCGTCGCCGCGTGCAAAGAACATGGTGAGCGCGACCTCGACGATGGAGCTCTCGCTCAGTCTATGCGCATACGCTAAGCTTCTTAGACGCTCGGAGATGTCGTGACCGACGTTGACTGAAAGTTTGTTCCGGGCCGAGACATCCGGCGCAGCCTGTGTCTCAAAACCCGCCGTGTGGTCGGTGTGCAGTGCTTCTTGGCCCGCCAGCTTCGTTTCAAGTTCGGTTGGAGGGCCGACTGCTTTCTTCAGGCATACTTG
Encoded here:
- a CDS encoding PP2C family protein-serine/threonine phosphatase, which codes for MRFSAVNVPAACCGLTGGDWYDVIPISDRRLVVSIGDVAGHNVESAVVMTRVKRSIRTLAKEVASPRLLLHRLNATLCEDAFRGFVTTFLGYLDLEARTLTYSNAGHPPPIVRRSDGTVTMFDTGDAPLGLKSSDLRVESTIALDSGSLLVLYTDGLTEVRRNVILGERMVCEAVQSGVVAHADDPADALRQRVVPHGSHDDVAILTVMLM